TAATGCGAATAAAATTGATATATGGAGTTACGCGCAGATCACATGACAAACACGAATATTGAAAttctttgaaattctttGTAAGGGCAGTTGCTAGCATAGAGACACTGAGTGGATGGGCTTGCACCGTCTATCCATAGCTTGGAACCAGCAATACACTGTTTGCCGATAAATGCATGTCTTACAAATTAAATATTATTATATTACCCAGAAAAGTCTATCTGTTactcaacagcaacatCATCCGGTGTCTCAACTTTTTCGGCCTTCTCTGGAGATTCAACAAGTTCAGATGGAGGGGACTTGTTGTGATCACTAAAAATGCGTCTCGAAGATTCAGCAAGGAATTTAAGCTGGTCCTGGATGAACCCGTCACACAGGGAGTTCCAATCGGCGTTCTCGAAGTGCTtgaaattgatttttttctcgcaCACGTAGTGGTTAATGACGTTCCAGATGAAGTTTTCCAAATCAAAGTCAAACTCCGGGAAATCTTCACCCAAGTTTCTAATGCGGTTTCCATCAAGATCGAACGTGTACCTATTATTGACAATATTGAATGGATCCATTTTTGGATCATGCACATGGTAGAATAACACCTTCGAGTTTGACGGAAGGAAAAACTGGGTAAAGAATTTTTCGTAGTCGTACTTGAAGTTCTCTCCTTCCAACTCGATAGCCTTGCGAATATTCTGCTTGACCTGCTGCAAATTAGAATAATCCGTCAGGGGATCGTATTGGACGATACTCGAGTGTTCGTAGTTCTGTTCATGGTTGTACCAACCGTATGCTCTGTCAGGGAGTTTATAGACTTGATAGTACTTCAGACCATAGTAGTTGGCTGCGGCAACGAAGGTCTCTTTATCACCCTCACCGGCTCCACCTTGGGACAAAAGGGGATAATATCCATATGGGCCATCGAAATTGTAGTACAATGCCAATAGCAGGGTCTGGAAATGAAGAGTCTTGTTGATAAGCATTTCACCGGCTTCTGTCGTCCAATCGGGTATGGTTCCCTCTCTGTCGTGGAACGGAATGTTGTGGTATGGATCAGCATTGAGCTCAGATTCGTAGTACTTTGGATCAGTAAACATGTCGTTTAGATGTCTCACTTGTTTCGGTCCGATTTCTTGGCCTGTGATCTGATAGAAGTATGGAGACGTtgttcttctccaaaagtcCGGCCACGTAATCATCTGGTACTCTTTATAAAGATCTGACTCAAACAGTGGATCAGGGTTTCCAACCGGGTATGCATCAGAGTCGAGGAAAAAGGCGTTTTCGAAAGAAGATGCGAATAGGGCAAACGCTTTGAATTGATAACCGTTAACCTCAAACTTTCTTAGGGTCTCTTTCCCAAACACCCTGGGCATCTCGACACATCTTGCGTTCAATGCAGGAAGAATCTGATCACAATATTCGAATTCGTATTCGTCATCGCTAGGAAGAATGACCTCGACAGGAAGCGTAGATCCCACCTTACGCAATGTCTCGATACCAAGCAAAGCAAACCACGAGTACTTGCCACCGCCGACAATCACGTAACCATTGCCTTTGTAAAATCTAGGAGTGATCTTAGGCAGGTTGCTAACCACGGTCTCATGCTTGAGAGTGAGGTCATTGATAAATTGAGGTGGGAAATTAACAAATTGCGAACAATCGTCCTCGCTGAGCCTATCCCACGGCTGAGCATAAAACAAAACGTTTTCAATAAACGGCTTTCCGTCCTTGAGGGTCTGTCTTTCCGCTAGCGGATAGCTCAACTGATTTTTTCTCATcagctcaaaaatctctATGAAAAAGTTTTGGAAGGTAACATCGCCGCGAACAATGTCTTCAGGGGTAATTTTGTTAAGAGCTTCTTCTGTTGGTGACTGGTTTTCTGTAAGAGGTATCGACCGGTCGTCCGTTCGTTGTCCCTTCGACTCGTCTATCGAAGATACTTTCCAGCCTTTCGTGTTTCCTGACGATCCTCCAGGGATCACTCCGCCTTGTTCAGGGCTGAAATATAAATTTTTGAGATTATCCGCGTCTTCAGGGGTTGAGCTTGGTGCTGCAGACCCCGAGGGCTCCTCTTTCACTTCGGAAGCTGCATATATCGAGTAGGAACTGGAAGTAGGCAGTTTAAATTTCGACAGGTGTTCTGTACCGGCAGACGAAGAAAGGACCAGCACCGTGATCAGAATCGACACCACCAAGATCAACGTCTTGGctcttctgtttcttgcgAAAAACATAGACATCGACGATACCTTGCGTGCTGCTGCCTGATTTGGATTGATTGTTTTCCCTTGTTATGCCTTTTGTGTAGTCGTCGCAGAAACCTTCCCAGCCTGTCGTCTGTACGGAATAGAAGTAcaactccaagaactcTTAAAACTAGTGATTGATATAGTAGACACACGGAGGCTGTGGGAGAATCAGCGCACCACCAGTTGATGGAGTGTTTTTTAAGTTAAAATGTATTGAAATTgcacttttttttcctcctttATTATCTAGCCACAACATCATCAGCCACAGGGCCTACTTATTCCGTTCGTCTGATACCCAAAAGGGGAATACCGGCCCTTTTCAGCTGATTACGTACACCCAATTTCGAGCTCGTCAGCGAGAAAATAAAACTCCGTTACCGGTTTCCGCCACCCGATAGCGGATTTTTTACACGTGGCGGGCAGCCGGCGAGCGCGTTCTCCTTGCAACGTTTCCGGTTATatgcattttttttttgttttttcgcAATCCAAAATCGGTGCAGAGATGAAATTTTGAACAGgtcaagaaaaaaaacccaATCTGCTTGCATTTTCATCGTCGCGTCCCAATCTTTCTGTTCTGATCAGCAGCTTGGCGAAGAGGTGATGTACAAGAAACTTGATAGTATGAGTATTGGAGCTAATAACAATAGCTCTCTTGGAAGTGCGGTGGCCAAACTATGGAACAACTATAAGTACCTGGCGATCTCTACATTATCTGTGTTTCTCATTTTGAATTTGGTGGTCTCGAATTCCGGCTCCAATCCGTCTTTCAGTCTCAGCCAAAGCTATACACAGGATGTTGGCTCCGCTAGCCATAACGCTACGACTGTTGTCTCTAAGCCACCAAGAAAGAACGTGAAGGACATGTACACTATTGAGGCGAGGCTGATCGCCAACTTCCCTTACAATGCAAACGAGAATATCGAAGAACAAATCTGGCAGTTGTGGAACGTTCGCGCAGATGATAAAAACTTTCCTGAGGAGTGCAAGCCACACATCGAGAGGTGGAGAACCGTCAACGACAATTACAATCACAACCTCATTACCTTGTCTGATGCTGAGGACACTGTTGTGGACTACCTTCGTCCCAGTGTGCCAGAGGTTGTGGATGCTCTTAGATTCCTTCCTCATGACCGTCTCAAGTACGAGTTCCTAAAATATCTGCTTGTGTACATCAAAGGTGGACTTTATGCAGACATTGACACTACAGACATCAAGCCGCTGAAATTTTGGTATGACTCCAAGGTGATTGGGGCCAGATTGATGGTTGGAATCTCCGCCGATTACAACGACCAAAACTGGGAAAAGCTCTACAATAGACGTCTCTCATTTGGGAACTCGATCTTCCGTGCCAAATCGCACCATCCATTCCTGGCGAAGCTGATAGCGAGAATCACGTATATTTGCTTCACTCAACAGGAACTAGTGAAGAGCACTAACTGGGACGAGGTTTTTGATAATGTCGATGCGAACGGCGAGCCTCTTATCCAGTTCACCGGCCCTTCCATTTTCACAGACACGCTCTTTGAGTATATGAACGAACTGAATGATGCTGTGTTTATTCGCGTCGCCAAAAACGAGAGAGACAAGGATTTGAAACCGATTGTCGGGCCTAAGGTTCCTGAAAACCAACGATTCTCGTACAGATCATTTAGCGGTGCCATTGCACCTACCCAGGTGGACGATATCATTGTGATGCCACACATCACCTTCAATGGGCCGGAAAATGCCCAAAGGGACGAATACGACGATAACGACGAGAAGCAGGGCTACGAAAAGTACTACTATGCTCGCTCGCTGTCGCTCACCAATTGGAGCAAtagaaaacaaaaaattcaGTCCACATGAGACGTCACATAAACAGACTTTTATAGACTCTGATACGAGATAATTAATTTGTATAGGTGTACTAATTGCAGATATTCCGCCTGCATGTTATTTAGCGATTGACGCTCTATCCGAACTGCTATTGATACCAGCGGCATTCAAACGCACTGTTTCTTGATTCAAACTTTTGCAAACAGACCATTCTTCCGTATGCGGAATGGctgctattttttttcttttattCTATGCGCATCTTATTGTTGCTTACAATAGCCAATTAACACAGTTTTAGCAAAACCCGTTCTGGGCTTCCTGGCCGGATTATAGAAATCAGACAGTGCCACCTACATCTTGTCTCGTATGCTTCATATTCCAAGAAGACTGGTCCGTTTAGGACTTCTCGTGCTCCTGCTACTTGTCATAGTCCTGGAAGCCATTAGCGGAGGCGTCCCCACGGATAGAGAGTCCCTGATCTACAAGATCCAAAATCCCGGGCTAGTCAAATTATTTTCCCACTCTCAGGCAACCTCATGGACTTGGAGCGAGATTTCGCAGGCCCTCATCTTTCGCTCTCCTGTTTACGACCATTCCGCCCCAACAGCTTATGTTCGGAAAGATTCGCACAAGTTCTACAAAAGCCTATACAAGCAGAAGATCCCACCTGAGCCACAGGAAATGGTTTTGACAACCAAAGAAGATCAAAAGCCGTTTATTAGAGCCAACGGAACGTTTGTGTCTATTGTGCAGGAAGGAGATATGGAGAAGCTTCTGAACACAGTCCACCAAATCGAAGAAACTTGGAATCATAATTACCATTACC
This window of the Ogataea parapolymorpha DL-1 chromosome VII, whole genome shotgun sequence genome carries:
- a CDS encoding Conserved hypothetical secreted protein; the protein is MSMFFARNRRAKTLILVVSILITVLVLSSSAGTEHLSKFKLPTSSSYSIYAASEVKEEPSGSAAPSSTPEDADNLKNLYFSPEQGGVIPGGSSGNTKGWKVSSIDESKGQRTDDRSIPLTENQSPTEEALNKITPEDIVRGDVTFQNFFIEIFELMRKNQLSYPLAERQTLKDGKPFIENVLFYAQPWDRLSEDDCSQFVNFPPQFINDLTLKHETVVSNLPKITPRFYKGNGYVIVGGGKYSWFALLGIETLRKVGSTLPVEVILPSDDEYEFEYCDQILPALNARCVEMPRVFGKETLRKFEVNGYQFKAFALFASSFENAFFLDSDAYPVGNPDPLFESDLYKEYQMITWPDFWRRTTSPYFYQITGQEIGPKQVRHLNDMFTDPKYYESELNADPYHNIPFHDREGTIPDWTTEAGEMLINKTLHFQTLLLALYYNFDGPYGYYPLLSQGGAGEGDKETFVAAANYYGLKYYQVYKLPDRAYGWYNHEQNYEHSSIVQYDPLTDYSNLQQVKQNIRKAIELEGENFKYDYEKFFTQFFLPSNSKVLFYHVHDPKMDPFNIVNNRYTFDLDGNRIRNLGEDFPEFDFDLENFIWNVINHYVCEKKINFKHFENADWNSLCDGFIQDQLKFLAESSRRIFSDHNKSPPSELVESPEKAEKVETPDDVAVE
- a CDS encoding alpha 1,6-mannosyltransferase, producing MSIGANNNSSLGSAVAKLWNNYKYLAISTLSVFLILNLVVSNSGSNPSFSLSQSYTQDVGSASHNATTVVSKPPRKNVKDMYTIEARLIANFPYNANENIEEQIWQLWNVRADDKNFPEECKPHIERWRTVNDNYNHNLITLSDAEDTVVDYLRPSVPEVVDALRFLPHDRLKYEFLKYLLVYIKGGLYADIDTTDIKPLKFWYDSKVIGARLMVGISADYNDQNWEKLYNRRLSFGNSIFRAKSHHPFLAKLIARITYICFTQQELVKSTNWDEVFDNVDANGEPLIQFTGPSIFTDTLFEYMNELNDAVFIRVAKNERDKDLKPIVGPKVPENQRFSYRSFSGAIAPTQVDDIIVMPHITFNGPENAQRDEYDDNDEKQGYEKYYYARSLSLTNWSNRKQKIQST